The following proteins are co-located in the Spinactinospora alkalitolerans genome:
- a CDS encoding sugar ABC transporter substrate-binding protein — protein MGRTHVLSAAALGAALTLALSACGSAGSADGGGQTLDVWIMEGTNPDASAYFDEVAEEFEAQTGAQVNVEFIPWGDAHDKFVTAIAGGTMPDVAEVGTTWTPEFAEAGALADLTDRVGDTGTYVPGLVEAGTVDGRLYGVPWHAALRSVLYRTDVFDELGIEEPRNWEELREAAVTVSEEKGDMTAFPVPGGAEYSLLPFVWGAGGDIAVQDGGGTWSAEIDSPESREGIAFFTDLALEHGTSSTGAATWLETDVQDAFIDGDVAMAISGSWTPKAILEGNPDLEGDIAAFPIPGPDGGYSPSFVGGSHLSVFNGSEDEELAWEYVQLLTSDDYAARWTEETTYFPGKQEQLAAFTESDDPLVQPFAVQMSEAGRGVPADPAYGKVQGQKVLQTMVQSILSGDASVEEASATAAEAIEKTLNEGS, from the coding sequence ATGGGCCGAACACACGTCCTGTCCGCCGCCGCTCTGGGAGCGGCCCTCACGCTGGCACTGAGCGCCTGCGGGAGTGCCGGATCCGCCGACGGCGGGGGCCAGACCCTGGACGTCTGGATCATGGAGGGAACCAACCCCGACGCCTCCGCCTACTTCGACGAGGTGGCCGAGGAGTTCGAGGCGCAGACCGGAGCGCAGGTCAACGTCGAGTTCATCCCCTGGGGCGACGCCCACGACAAGTTCGTCACCGCCATCGCCGGCGGCACGATGCCCGACGTCGCGGAGGTCGGCACCACCTGGACCCCGGAGTTCGCCGAGGCCGGCGCGCTGGCCGACCTCACCGATCGGGTGGGCGACACCGGGACCTACGTGCCCGGCCTGGTCGAGGCCGGCACCGTCGACGGCCGGCTGTACGGAGTGCCCTGGCACGCCGCGCTGCGCTCGGTCCTCTACCGCACCGACGTCTTCGACGAACTCGGCATCGAGGAGCCGCGGAACTGGGAGGAACTGCGCGAGGCCGCCGTCACCGTCTCCGAGGAGAAGGGCGACATGACCGCCTTCCCGGTCCCCGGCGGAGCGGAGTACTCGCTGCTGCCGTTCGTCTGGGGCGCCGGCGGCGACATCGCGGTCCAGGACGGCGGCGGCACCTGGTCGGCCGAGATCGACAGCCCGGAGTCCAGGGAGGGCATCGCCTTCTTCACCGACCTCGCCCTGGAGCACGGCACCTCCTCCACCGGCGCGGCCACCTGGCTGGAGACCGACGTCCAGGACGCCTTCATCGACGGCGACGTGGCGATGGCGATCTCGGGCAGCTGGACCCCCAAGGCGATCCTGGAGGGCAACCCCGACCTGGAGGGCGACATCGCCGCCTTCCCCATCCCCGGCCCCGACGGCGGCTACAGCCCGAGCTTCGTGGGCGGCTCCCACCTGTCGGTGTTCAACGGCTCCGAGGACGAGGAGCTGGCCTGGGAGTACGTCCAACTGCTCACCAGCGACGACTACGCCGCGCGCTGGACCGAGGAGACCACCTACTTCCCCGGCAAGCAGGAGCAGCTCGCCGCGTTCACCGAATCCGACGACCCCCTCGTCCAGCCGTTCGCCGTCCAGATGAGCGAGGCCGGCCGCGGCGTTCCGGCCGACCCGGCCTACGGCAAGGTGCAGGGCCAGAAGGTGCTGCAGACGATGGTGCAGTCCATCCTCTCCGGCGACGCCTCGGTCGAGGAGGCCTCCGCCACCGCGGCCGAGGCCATCGAGAAGACGCTCAACGAGGGCTCCTGA
- a CDS encoding alpha/beta hydrolase family protein — translation MASPPHPVSTRALGVLATGGALLLSVACAPSDDPDEAGAAPSDIAAAEREVSFESGPDTLYGTFAVPDGAEGSIPAALIISGSGPTDRNGNSDARPDADTNANFARVLADAGVASLRYDKLGSGETGTASREEDDPVGYGVFEDEMAAAYAELLAQPEVDPSRLLVLGHSEGSLFALRAPRVVADHPPKALILAAPVGDRYLDILDRQLTEQVRTGESAGALDAERATALLSDTRYAISRIRADEPVPEDLAPELAPLFGPSTEPFLREIDAMDPVRLAEELPARVSTLVLWGTADSQVVDEEVDRLMTGLDDGSRVDLPDADHVFRIHDDSPGAPVLDADRPFSPDAAPAVTDFLDRAL, via the coding sequence ATGGCCTCTCCGCCCCACCCCGTTTCGACGCGCGCGCTCGGCGTCCTCGCGACCGGCGGCGCCCTGCTGCTCTCCGTCGCCTGCGCTCCCTCCGACGACCCCGACGAGGCCGGAGCCGCGCCCTCCGATATCGCCGCGGCGGAGCGCGAGGTGAGCTTCGAGAGCGGGCCCGACACCCTGTACGGCACCTTCGCCGTCCCCGACGGCGCCGAGGGCTCGATCCCCGCCGCGCTGATCATCTCCGGGAGCGGACCGACCGACCGGAACGGCAACAGCGACGCGCGGCCGGACGCCGACACCAACGCCAACTTCGCCCGGGTCCTGGCCGATGCCGGAGTCGCCTCGCTGCGCTACGACAAGCTCGGCTCCGGGGAGACCGGAACGGCCTCGCGCGAGGAGGACGACCCGGTCGGCTACGGGGTGTTCGAGGACGAGATGGCCGCCGCCTACGCGGAGCTGCTCGCCCAGCCCGAGGTGGACCCCTCCAGACTGCTCGTGCTCGGCCACAGCGAGGGCAGCCTGTTCGCGCTGCGCGCCCCGCGGGTCGTGGCGGACCACCCGCCCAAGGCGCTGATCCTGGCCGCACCGGTGGGCGACCGCTACCTGGACATCCTCGACCGGCAGCTCACCGAGCAGGTGCGCACCGGCGAGAGCGCGGGGGCGCTCGACGCCGAGCGCGCCACGGCCCTGCTGTCCGACACCCGCTACGCCATCAGCCGGATCCGTGCCGACGAGCCGGTGCCCGAGGACCTCGCCCCCGAACTGGCCCCGCTCTTCGGTCCGAGCACCGAACCGTTCCTGCGCGAGATCGATGCCATGGACCCGGTGCGCCTCGCCGAGGAGCTGCCGGCGCGGGTCAGCACGCTCGTGCTGTGGGGGACGGCCGACTCCCAGGTCGTCGACGAGGAGGTGGACCGGCTCATGACCGGTCTGGACGACGGGTCGCGGGTGGACCTTCCCGACGCCGACCACGTCTTCCGGATCCACGACGACTCCCCCGGCGCACCCGTGCTGGACGCGGACCGGCCGTTCTCGCCCGACGCCGCACCGGCGGTCACCGACTTCCTGGACCGAGCACTCTGA
- a CDS encoding DUF6406 domain-containing protein has product MTVLCRVRRLARSLSFAVLGLGVALGAAACGGGEEEAADAGAAAESSPAPVLGADDGRVQLTEDVAQTIGAGGEEGASLLLTGYEEGEAPAVLISVEEGSGETAEYTLELGDTFDVDGASWRVSEIGFSDSGSMPGSATLTKEE; this is encoded by the coding sequence ATGACTGTTCTCTGTCGCGTCCGCCGACTCGCCCGCTCCCTCTCCTTCGCCGTGCTGGGGCTGGGTGTCGCGCTGGGCGCCGCGGCCTGCGGTGGCGGAGAGGAGGAGGCGGCGGACGCCGGTGCCGCCGCCGAGAGCAGCCCGGCGCCGGTCCTCGGCGCGGACGACGGCCGCGTCCAGTTGACCGAGGACGTCGCCCAGACCATCGGGGCCGGCGGCGAGGAGGGCGCCTCGCTGCTGCTCACCGGTTACGAGGAGGGCGAAGCCCCCGCCGTGCTGATCAGCGTGGAGGAGGGATCGGGTGAGACCGCGGAGTACACGCTCGAACTCGGCGACACCTTCGACGTGGACGGCGCCTCGTGGCGGGTCTCGGAGATCGGGTTCAGCGACTCCGGTTCCATGCCCGGATCCGCCACGCTCACGAAGGAGGAGTGA
- a CDS encoding long-chain-fatty-acid--CoA ligase → MLNLSTLLEDGARNRPERDAVVFGDLRLNYTLVNMIANQVAGLLVSRGVRPGDRVAIACPNLPYFPFVYFGALKAGAVVVPLNVLLTAPEIAYHLKDSGAKALFAFTGSPELPLGERAWTAFGEVETCETYIDLPAAAGATESAIEGAETFWAALDGQPGEFETVRTEADDTAVIIYTSGTTGRPKGAQLSHNNLLLNAVGSDALFDKEPGGHDVFLTVLPLFHIFGQTTMMNCALYRHGTMVLQARFDGDEALDLMEKEGVTIFAGVPTMYWGLLGAKGGHDLAKIAATLTTAVSGGAALPGELTKRVKERFGVDVLEGYGLSETSPVVSFNNPKRRAKPGSIGLPIWGVEMKLVDGEFNDVEGEGPGEIAVRGHCVMKGYHERPEVNEQVISNGWFRTGDIARRDEDGFYFIVDRSKDMIIRGGYNVYPRELEEVLMEHPAVGLAAVVGVEHETHGEEIKAYVIRQEGAAVTEQELIDWSKERLAGYKYPRIVEFRDELPMTATGKILKRELR, encoded by the coding sequence ATGCTGAACCTGTCCACGCTGCTGGAGGACGGCGCCCGCAACCGGCCGGAGCGGGACGCCGTGGTCTTCGGCGACCTGCGGCTGAACTACACGCTGGTCAACATGATCGCCAACCAGGTGGCCGGCCTCCTGGTGTCCAGGGGCGTCCGCCCCGGCGACAGGGTCGCGATCGCGTGCCCGAACCTGCCGTACTTCCCGTTCGTCTACTTCGGCGCCCTCAAGGCCGGCGCGGTCGTCGTTCCCCTCAACGTCCTGCTGACGGCGCCCGAGATCGCCTACCACCTCAAGGACTCCGGAGCCAAGGCGCTGTTCGCCTTCACCGGCTCGCCCGAGCTCCCGCTGGGCGAGCGCGCGTGGACGGCCTTCGGCGAGGTCGAGACGTGCGAGACCTACATCGACCTGCCCGCGGCGGCCGGGGCCACCGAGTCGGCCATCGAGGGCGCCGAGACGTTCTGGGCCGCGCTGGACGGCCAGCCCGGGGAGTTCGAGACGGTGCGCACCGAGGCCGACGACACCGCGGTGATCATCTACACCAGCGGCACCACGGGCCGCCCCAAGGGCGCGCAGCTCTCGCACAACAACCTGCTGCTCAACGCCGTCGGCTCCGACGCGCTGTTCGACAAGGAGCCCGGCGGCCACGACGTCTTCCTGACCGTGCTGCCGCTGTTCCACATCTTCGGCCAGACCACGATGATGAACTGCGCGCTGTACCGGCACGGCACGATGGTGCTGCAGGCCCGTTTCGACGGCGACGAGGCCCTGGACCTCATGGAGAAGGAGGGCGTGACGATCTTCGCCGGCGTGCCCACCATGTACTGGGGCCTGCTCGGCGCCAAGGGCGGGCACGACCTCGCCAAGATCGCCGCCACCCTCACCACCGCCGTCTCCGGCGGCGCCGCGCTGCCCGGCGAGCTGACCAAGCGGGTCAAGGAGAGGTTCGGGGTCGACGTCCTCGAGGGCTACGGCCTGTCCGAGACCTCCCCGGTCGTCTCCTTCAACAACCCCAAGCGCAGGGCCAAGCCCGGTTCGATCGGCCTGCCCATCTGGGGCGTCGAGATGAAGCTGGTCGACGGGGAGTTCAACGACGTCGAGGGCGAGGGCCCCGGCGAGATCGCGGTGCGCGGCCACTGCGTGATGAAGGGCTACCACGAGCGGCCCGAGGTCAACGAGCAGGTGATCAGCAACGGCTGGTTCCGCACCGGCGACATCGCCCGCCGCGACGAGGACGGCTTCTACTTCATCGTCGACCGCTCCAAGGACATGATCATCCGCGGCGGCTACAACGTCTACCCGCGCGAGCTGGAGGAGGTGCTGATGGAGCACCCCGCCGTGGGGCTGGCCGCGGTCGTGGGCGTCGAGCACGAGACCCACGGCGAGGAGATCAAGGCCTACGTGATCCGCCAGGAGGGCGCCGCGGTCACCGAACAGGAGCTCATCGACTGGTCCAAGGAGCGGCTGGCCGGCTACAAGTACCCCCGCATCGTGGAGTTCCGCGACGAACTGCCGATGACCGCCACCGGCAAGATCCTCAAGCGCGAACTGCGCTGA
- a CDS encoding carbohydrate ABC transporter permease, with amino-acid sequence MGAPVLTRRRPAAPAAGRPPASRSTARLRRRLRPWLLLAPALLVIGILLLFPLGRVVWLSFQDYGLRNVVSGESNYNGVDNYVRLLGDPYLWTVVLPNTVGFAVVAVGGTVAFGTLVALLLRSLRPLWRTVVIGCIMLAWAMPAVTGTYVWIWIFDVDRGLVAELLRALGLLGPEGFNWFTERLMFYGIVTLNIVHHGFPFVAVTVLAGLLTIPRELHEAALLDGANAWQRFWRVTVPTIRPVFAVVTILSTIWDFKVFAQVYLMPGGSGSNPDVLNFGVWSYVRSFGQQNYGLGSTIAVLLTLMLLAVTVVYLRALFRDEELR; translated from the coding sequence GTGGGCGCACCCGTCCTGACCCGTCGACGGCCGGCCGCTCCCGCGGCCGGCCGGCCCCCGGCCTCCCGGAGCACGGCCCGGCTGCGCAGGCGGCTGCGCCCGTGGCTGCTGCTGGCCCCGGCCCTGCTGGTGATCGGGATCCTGCTGCTGTTCCCGCTCGGCCGCGTGGTCTGGCTGTCCTTCCAGGACTACGGGTTGCGCAACGTGGTCTCCGGCGAGTCGAACTACAACGGCGTCGACAACTACGTCCGGCTGCTCGGCGACCCCTACCTGTGGACGGTGGTGCTGCCCAACACCGTCGGCTTCGCCGTGGTCGCGGTGGGCGGGACCGTCGCCTTCGGCACGCTGGTGGCGCTGCTGCTGCGGTCGCTGCGGCCGCTGTGGCGCACCGTCGTCATCGGCTGCATCATGCTCGCCTGGGCGATGCCGGCGGTCACCGGCACCTACGTGTGGATCTGGATCTTCGACGTCGACCGCGGGCTGGTCGCCGAGCTGCTGCGCGCGCTCGGCCTGCTCGGCCCCGAAGGCTTCAACTGGTTCACCGAGCGGCTGATGTTCTACGGCATCGTCACGCTCAACATCGTGCACCACGGCTTCCCGTTCGTGGCCGTCACCGTGCTGGCCGGACTGCTCACCATCCCGCGCGAACTGCACGAGGCCGCGCTGCTGGACGGCGCCAACGCCTGGCAGCGGTTCTGGCGGGTCACCGTCCCCACGATCCGGCCGGTCTTCGCCGTGGTCACCATCCTGTCCACGATCTGGGACTTCAAGGTGTTCGCCCAGGTCTATCTGATGCCGGGGGGATCCGGATCCAACCCCGACGTGCTGAACTTCGGCGTCTGGTCCTACGTGCGCTCCTTCGGCCAGCAGAACTACGGGCTGGGGTCGACCATCGCGGTCCTGCTCACCCTGATGCTGCTCGCCGTCACCGTCGTCTACCTGCGCGCCCTGTTCCGGGACGAGGAGCTGCGATGA
- the leuS gene encoding leucine--tRNA ligase, translating into MTAVDGDQVASDSYDARALQDKWQARWAKENPFAASEDPADDRPRRYVLDMFPYPSGDLHMGHAEAFAMGDVVARYRFQLGENVLHPIGWDSFGLPAENAAIKRDSHPAEWTYANIETQAESFKRYGIALDWSRRLHTSDPEYYRWNQWLFLRFFDRGLAYRKNGLVNWCPKDQTVLANEQVVQGRCERCGTEVVRRSLNQWYFKITDYADRLLEDMAHLEGKWPERVLLMQRNWIGRSQGADVRFAIEGRDEPVTVFTTRPDTLYGATFFVVAADAALADELCAPERREAFEAYRRQVAKLTDIERQSTEREKTGVFLGRHAINPVTGERIPVWAADYVLAEYGHGAIMAVPAHDQRDLDFALKFDLPVRVVVETGEADPVETGVATPGEGTLVNSGPLDGLAKSDAIPRIIGVLAERGTGEGTINYRLRDWLLSRQRFWGTPIPIIHCPECGEVAVPDEQLPVKLPENLKGADLAPKGISPLAAAADWVNVDCPKCGGAAKRDTDTMDTFVDSSWYYLRYCSPQMDTAPFDVDRVRKWGPIDQYVGGVEHAILHLLYSRFFTKVLHDMGMVDFTEPFTRLLNQGQVINQGKAMSKSLDNGVDLGEEIDKYGVDAVRLTVVFAGPPEEDIDWADVSPAASLKFLNRAFRVMVQAGAASAPGTDPAAGDLALRKVTHRTLHKVTELVEVQRFNVAVARIMELVTAARKAIDSGPGAADPAVREAAEVIAVALSLFAPYVAEEGWERLGHTGSVAVGNWRTPDPELLVQESVTCVVQVASKVRDKLEVAPDVSEEELERLALASEKVQGFIGDRPIRKIVVRAPKLVNIVVG; encoded by the coding sequence ATGACAGCGGTAGACGGAGACCAGGTGGCGAGCGACTCCTACGACGCCCGCGCCCTCCAGGACAAGTGGCAGGCCCGGTGGGCGAAGGAGAACCCCTTCGCGGCCAGTGAGGACCCGGCCGACGACCGCCCGCGCCGCTATGTGCTCGACATGTTCCCCTACCCCTCGGGCGACCTGCACATGGGCCACGCCGAGGCGTTCGCCATGGGCGACGTCGTCGCGCGCTACCGGTTCCAACTGGGCGAGAACGTCCTGCACCCGATCGGCTGGGACTCCTTCGGCCTGCCCGCCGAGAACGCCGCCATCAAGCGCGACTCCCACCCGGCGGAGTGGACCTACGCCAACATCGAGACCCAGGCCGAGTCGTTCAAGCGCTACGGCATCGCCCTGGACTGGTCGCGCCGGCTGCACACCAGCGACCCGGAGTACTACCGCTGGAACCAGTGGCTGTTCCTGCGCTTCTTCGACCGTGGCCTGGCCTACCGCAAGAACGGCCTGGTCAACTGGTGCCCCAAGGACCAGACCGTGCTCGCCAACGAGCAGGTGGTCCAGGGCCGGTGCGAGCGCTGCGGCACCGAGGTCGTGCGGCGCAGTCTGAACCAGTGGTATTTCAAGATCACCGACTACGCCGACCGGCTGCTGGAGGACATGGCCCATCTGGAGGGCAAGTGGCCCGAGCGCGTGCTGCTGATGCAGCGCAACTGGATCGGCCGGTCCCAGGGCGCCGACGTCAGGTTCGCGATCGAGGGCCGCGACGAGCCGGTCACCGTGTTCACCACCCGGCCCGACACCCTCTACGGCGCGACCTTCTTCGTCGTCGCGGCCGACGCCGCCCTGGCCGACGAACTGTGCGCGCCCGAGCGGCGCGAGGCGTTCGAGGCCTACCGCCGGCAGGTGGCCAAGCTGACCGACATCGAACGCCAGTCCACCGAGCGCGAGAAGACCGGCGTCTTCCTGGGGCGCCACGCGATCAACCCGGTCACCGGCGAGCGCATCCCCGTCTGGGCCGCCGACTACGTGCTGGCCGAGTACGGGCACGGCGCGATCATGGCGGTGCCGGCGCACGACCAGCGCGACCTGGACTTCGCCTTGAAGTTCGACCTGCCGGTGCGCGTGGTCGTCGAGACCGGCGAGGCCGACCCGGTCGAGACGGGTGTCGCCACTCCCGGTGAGGGCACCCTGGTCAACTCCGGCCCGCTGGACGGCCTGGCCAAGAGCGACGCCATCCCGCGGATCATCGGGGTCCTGGCCGAGCGCGGCACCGGTGAGGGGACGATCAACTACCGGCTGCGCGACTGGCTGCTGTCCCGCCAGCGCTTCTGGGGCACCCCGATCCCGATCATCCACTGCCCCGAGTGCGGCGAGGTCGCCGTCCCCGACGAGCAGCTCCCGGTCAAGCTGCCGGAGAACCTCAAGGGCGCCGACCTGGCCCCCAAGGGCATCTCCCCGCTGGCGGCGGCCGCCGACTGGGTCAACGTCGACTGCCCCAAGTGCGGCGGCGCCGCCAAGCGCGACACCGACACCATGGACACCTTCGTCGACTCCTCCTGGTACTACCTGCGCTACTGCTCGCCGCAGATGGACACCGCGCCCTTCGACGTCGACCGGGTCCGCAAGTGGGGGCCGATCGACCAGTACGTCGGAGGCGTCGAACACGCCATCCTGCACCTGCTCTACAGCCGGTTCTTCACCAAGGTGCTGCACGACATGGGCATGGTCGACTTCACCGAGCCCTTCACCCGGCTGCTCAACCAGGGCCAGGTGATCAACCAGGGCAAGGCCATGTCGAAGTCGCTGGACAACGGTGTCGACCTGGGCGAGGAGATCGACAAGTACGGTGTCGACGCCGTACGCCTGACCGTGGTGTTCGCCGGCCCGCCCGAGGAGGACATCGACTGGGCCGACGTCTCGCCGGCCGCGTCGCTGAAGTTCCTGAACCGCGCGTTCCGGGTCATGGTGCAGGCCGGGGCGGCTTCGGCCCCCGGGACCGACCCGGCGGCGGGCGACCTCGCGCTGCGCAAGGTCACCCACCGGACCCTGCACAAGGTGACCGAGCTGGTCGAGGTCCAGCGCTTCAACGTCGCGGTCGCCCGCATCATGGAGCTGGTGACGGCCGCCCGCAAGGCCATCGACTCCGGCCCCGGCGCGGCCGACCCCGCGGTCCGCGAGGCCGCCGAGGTCATCGCGGTCGCGCTGTCGCTGTTCGCCCCCTACGTCGCGGAGGAGGGCTGGGAGCGCCTGGGCCACACCGGATCGGTGGCCGTCGGCAACTGGCGCACCCCCGACCCCGAACTGCTGGTCCAGGAGTCCGTGACCTGCGTCGTGCAGGTGGCCAGCAAGGTGCGGGACAAGCTGGAGGTCGCGCCCGACGTCTCCGAGGAGGAGCTGGAGCGCCTGGCGCTGGCCTCGGAGAAGGTCCAGGGCTTCATCGGCGACCGCCCGATCCGCAAGATCGTGGTGCGGGCGCCGAAGCTGGTCAACATCGTGGTGGGCTAG
- the lexA gene encoding transcriptional repressor LexA has product MLRSAATATDAQASATPPDSAPKLTARQQSVLNVIHRYVRQRGYPPSIREIGDAVGLSSPSSVAHQLKVLQRKGYLHRDQNRPRAVEIRIPGQPPVRSWDGLGDEHRAADVTRAADVPVVGRIAAGGPVLAEEAVEDVLTLPRQIVGEGRLFMLNVVGDSMIDAAITDGDLVVVRQQPDANNGDIVAALLGDEATVKAFKREDDHVWLLPRNSAYAPINGDEATILGKVVAVMRKV; this is encoded by the coding sequence GTGCTCCGGTCCGCCGCCACGGCCACAGACGCCCAGGCCTCTGCGACCCCGCCGGACTCGGCCCCGAAACTCACGGCCCGCCAGCAGAGCGTCCTGAACGTCATCCACCGTTACGTACGGCAACGCGGGTACCCACCGTCCATCCGAGAGATCGGCGATGCGGTGGGACTGTCCAGCCCCTCCAGTGTCGCGCACCAACTGAAGGTGTTGCAACGCAAGGGCTACCTCCACCGCGACCAGAATCGCCCACGGGCGGTCGAAATTCGCATTCCCGGACAGCCTCCGGTGCGCTCCTGGGACGGACTCGGCGACGAGCACCGGGCCGCCGACGTCACCCGCGCGGCCGACGTCCCGGTCGTCGGGCGGATCGCCGCGGGCGGTCCGGTCCTCGCCGAGGAGGCGGTCGAGGATGTGCTGACGCTGCCCCGGCAGATCGTCGGCGAGGGCCGGCTCTTCATGCTCAACGTCGTCGGCGACTCGATGATCGACGCCGCCATCACCGACGGCGACCTGGTCGTCGTGCGGCAGCAGCCCGACGCCAACAACGGCGACATCGTCGCCGCGCTGCTCGGCGACGAGGCGACGGTCAAGGCGTTCAAGCGCGAGGACGACCACGTCTGGCTGCTCCCCCGCAACAGCGCCTACGCGCCCATCAACGGCGACGAGGCCACCATCCTGGGCAAGGTGGTCGCGGTCATGCGCAAGGTGTAA
- a CDS encoding carbohydrate ABC transporter permease → MTTTTGRRRSPRRTARTLGKGLAVAGVLGFTLFPAYFMLTSAFAERATSGIDVLLPSELTLRHFDHVLTEAGFLTYLRNSLIVALITVAGSSLLALLAAVAVARFRFRLRTTVLVMVLIIQMVPLEALVISLFLLVRDLQMLNSLVGLGIVYVALSLPFAIWMLRGFVTAVPVEVEEAAYIDGASWGRMFWSVLFPLVAPGLVATSIFSFITAWNEFILALTFMNQGDKYTVAVGLRQFFGLYTTDWGSVMAASTVITLPVMVFFLLVQRGLVSGLVAGAVKG, encoded by the coding sequence ATGACCACGACGACCGGGAGGCGGCGCTCGCCCCGGCGCACCGCCCGCACCCTGGGCAAGGGGCTCGCCGTGGCCGGGGTGCTCGGCTTCACGCTCTTCCCCGCCTATTTCATGCTGACCAGCGCGTTCGCCGAGCGGGCCACCTCGGGCATCGACGTGCTGCTCCCGAGCGAACTGACGCTGCGGCACTTCGACCACGTCCTGACCGAGGCCGGCTTCCTCACCTACCTGCGCAACTCCCTGATCGTCGCGTTGATCACGGTCGCGGGGAGCAGCCTGCTGGCGCTGCTCGCCGCCGTCGCGGTGGCCCGCTTCCGGTTCCGGCTGCGCACCACGGTCCTGGTCATGGTGCTGATCATCCAGATGGTCCCGCTGGAGGCGCTGGTCATCTCGCTGTTCCTGCTCGTGCGCGACCTGCAGATGCTCAACTCCCTGGTGGGGCTGGGCATCGTCTACGTCGCGCTGTCGCTGCCGTTCGCGATCTGGATGCTGCGCGGCTTCGTCACGGCCGTCCCGGTGGAGGTCGAGGAGGCCGCCTACATCGACGGGGCCTCCTGGGGGCGCATGTTCTGGTCGGTGCTGTTCCCGCTGGTCGCGCCGGGGCTCGTGGCGACCAGCATCTTCTCCTTCATCACGGCCTGGAACGAGTTCATCCTCGCCCTGACCTTCATGAACCAGGGCGACAAGTACACCGTGGCGGTGGGGCTGCGCCAGTTCTTCGGCCTGTACACCACCGACTGGGGCTCGGTGATGGCGGCCTCCACGGTCATCACGCTGCCCGTCATGGTGTTCTTCCTGCTCGTCCAGCGCGGGCTGGTGTCGGGGCTGGTCGCGGGTGCGGTGAAGGGATGA
- a CDS encoding glycoside hydrolase family 3 protein, with the protein MTPAGPARDPAVLRMVHAVLMPGFTGTSVPGWLARAIEEDLGAVLYFAPNLTGDAAELSGALHGTRPGLLVASDEEGGSVTRLHAQRGSPHPGHGELGAAGDPRRTRTVAAELGRELRAAGIDIGIAPVVDVNVDPANPVIGERSFGSDAGEVARHGAAFVEGLQSAGVAATAKHFPGHGDTTTDSHLALPVIDIDQAVLRDRELVPFAAAIGAGVRTVMAGHIRIPALDSAPASVSPRAYALLRTELGFTGAALTDALDMRAMAEYFGSRTALEGLALGAVAALHAGADLLCLGNPYQGDESDETIFLTVRDRILAALADGSVPLARLAEAAGRVAELAAWCRHRGGR; encoded by the coding sequence ATGACTCCGGCCGGCCCCGCGCGCGACCCCGCTGTGCTGCGCATGGTGCACGCGGTGCTCATGCCCGGCTTCACCGGGACGTCGGTGCCCGGCTGGCTGGCGCGCGCGATCGAGGAGGACCTCGGCGCGGTGCTGTACTTCGCGCCGAACCTCACCGGCGACGCCGCGGAGCTGTCCGGGGCCCTGCACGGAACGCGACCGGGACTGCTGGTGGCCAGCGACGAGGAGGGCGGCTCCGTCACCCGCCTGCACGCGCAGAGGGGATCGCCCCACCCCGGCCACGGGGAGCTCGGCGCCGCAGGCGATCCGCGGCGTACCCGCACGGTCGCGGCGGAACTGGGGCGCGAGCTGCGCGCGGCGGGCATCGACATCGGCATCGCCCCGGTGGTCGACGTCAACGTCGACCCGGCCAACCCCGTGATCGGCGAGCGCTCCTTCGGCTCCGACGCCGGCGAGGTGGCCCGGCACGGCGCGGCCTTCGTCGAGGGCCTGCAGTCGGCCGGCGTGGCCGCCACGGCCAAGCACTTCCCCGGCCACGGCGACACCACCACCGACTCCCACCTCGCCCTGCCGGTCATCGACATCGACCAGGCGGTGCTGCGCGACAGGGAACTCGTGCCGTTCGCCGCCGCGATCGGTGCGGGCGTGCGCACGGTGATGGCCGGCCACATCAGGATCCCGGCCCTGGACAGCGCGCCCGCGAGCGTGTCGCCGCGGGCCTACGCCCTGCTGCGCACCGAGCTCGGCTTCACCGGGGCGGCCCTGACCGACGCCCTGGACATGCGCGCGATGGCCGAGTACTTCGGCAGCCGCACCGCGCTGGAGGGGCTGGCGCTGGGCGCGGTGGCCGCGCTGCACGCCGGCGCGGACCTGCTGTGCCTGGGCAACCCGTACCAGGGGGACGAGAGCGACGAGACGATCTTCCTGACCGTGCGGGACCGGATCCTCGCGGCGCTGGCCGACGGTTCGGTCCCGCTCGCGCGCCTGGCCGAGGCGGCCGGTCGGGTCGCGGAACTGGCCGCATGGTGCCGGCACCGGGGCGGCCGGTGA